The Brevibacillus brevis genome contains a region encoding:
- a CDS encoding YlbG family protein, translating into MRERRLGVAVWVKNTRAAKNLRKFGTIHYISKRLNYVSMYVDANLLDETIRIMEKLHFVTKIERSHRHEIPVEYNNARPDKAKEYDYKQEKNQVMALAETLQTEESSQATVGST; encoded by the coding sequence ATGAGAGAGCGACGCCTTGGGGTCGCCGTGTGGGTGAAAAACACGCGTGCCGCCAAAAATTTACGCAAATTTGGCACCATTCATTACATCTCCAAGCGCTTAAATTACGTTTCGATGTATGTAGATGCCAATTTGTTGGACGAAACGATTCGCATAATGGAAAAGCTGCACTTTGTAACGAAAATTGAACGTTCCCATCGCCATGAGATCCCGGTAGAGTACAACAATGCCAGACCGGATAAGGCAAAGGAATACGATTATAAACAAGAAAAGAACCAGGTAATGGCACTAGCAGAGACCTTACAGACAGAAGAAAGCAGTCAAGCAACCGTTGGTTCGACATAG
- a CDS encoding LamB/YcsF family protein, which produces MIHLDINCDMAEGFSRGRQSEDLGIMKWITSVNIACGLHAGDPHIICRTIEAALKHDVKIGAHPGYADIQGFGRRSMNLSVNEVYELVLYQVAALAGTTKALGGELHHVKLHGALYNEAAERPELAEAVVQAIADIDEELILYALSGSKLVEAGLEHGLQVAEEVFAERAYLPNGRLAPRELEGSVLISKEERMEQTRQLVLKQRVQTVNGEHIDLAADTLCVHHESHDVLQFLGEVHKWAKQNDVKIEPITAR; this is translated from the coding sequence ATGATTCATCTGGATATTAACTGCGATATGGCAGAGGGCTTCAGCAGAGGCCGACAATCAGAGGATTTGGGGATTATGAAATGGATCACCTCCGTTAATATTGCTTGCGGATTGCATGCAGGGGATCCACATATTATTTGCAGAACAATCGAAGCTGCACTCAAGCATGATGTGAAAATCGGGGCACATCCCGGTTATGCAGATATTCAAGGCTTCGGACGTCGTTCGATGAACTTGTCTGTCAATGAAGTGTATGAGCTGGTGCTGTATCAAGTTGCAGCCTTGGCTGGGACTACAAAAGCACTCGGCGGGGAGCTTCACCATGTGAAATTGCATGGCGCGCTGTATAACGAAGCGGCTGAACGCCCTGAGCTAGCCGAAGCGGTTGTCCAAGCCATTGCGGATATTGATGAAGAACTGATTCTCTATGCGTTGTCTGGCAGCAAGCTTGTAGAGGCAGGCTTGGAACACGGTCTTCAGGTGGCAGAGGAAGTATTTGCAGAACGGGCTTATTTGCCGAATGGTCGATTGGCACCGCGCGAGTTGGAAGGAAGCGTGCTGATCAGCAAGGAAGAACGCATGGAGCAGACACGTCAGCTCGTTTTAAAACAAAGAGTACAGACAGTTAATGGCGAGCACATTGACTTGGCAGCCGATACCCTTTGTGTCCATCACGAGAGCCATGACGTACTGCAATTCCTTGGTGAGGTACATAAATGGGCGAAGCAAAACGATGTGAAAATTGAACCAATCACAGCTCGATAG
- a CDS encoding ABC transporter ATP-binding protein: MLFVHIQKRLPDFILDVSFSVQKEIVVLFGPSGSGKTTILNSIAGLVHPDTGVIQLNENVFYREGQKPLPVQKRNIGYLFQDYALFPHMTVEQNVRYGLKKGHELNLAPLLSTVGIDHLLQKYPHQLSGGQKQRVALVRALATEPDILLLDEPLSALDADTRKQCQDELLRLHAMWNIPFLLVTHDREEAEKLADVIFLIDNGTIKERKNEKSHSATSISR; encoded by the coding sequence ATGCTCTTTGTCCACATACAGAAGCGTTTGCCTGATTTTATTCTGGATGTGTCCTTTTCGGTGCAAAAGGAAATTGTCGTGCTGTTCGGTCCATCCGGCTCTGGCAAAACAACGATATTGAACAGTATTGCAGGTCTGGTTCATCCTGATACGGGCGTGATCCAACTAAATGAAAACGTCTTTTATCGTGAAGGACAGAAGCCGCTTCCCGTACAAAAACGCAACATCGGGTATTTATTTCAAGATTATGCGCTGTTCCCTCACATGACCGTCGAGCAAAATGTTCGATACGGTTTGAAAAAGGGGCATGAGCTGAATTTGGCTCCATTGCTGTCCACAGTGGGAATCGATCATCTGCTGCAAAAATATCCTCATCAGTTATCCGGGGGACAAAAACAACGGGTGGCACTCGTACGCGCGCTTGCTACTGAACCAGACATTCTGCTCCTTGATGAGCCTTTATCGGCGCTGGATGCGGATACGCGTAAACAATGCCAGGATGAGTTGCTTCGCCTTCACGCTATGTGGAACATCCCGTTTCTGCTGGTCACCCATGATCGTGAAGAAGCCGAGAAGCTCGCGGATGTCATTTTCCTGATCGATAACGGCACAATCAAAGAACGGAAAAATGAAAAAAGCCATTCAGCAACGTCCATTTCCCGATAA
- a CDS encoding YlbF family regulator → MKTLEAVDMTQLIMESHELSTMINQSREVSEYLEAKRQMEADEEVQRLLVVFEAKKEQYEDVQRFGKYHPDYNHISKEVRELKRNIELRDSVQAFKRAEDALDELLYQVSRTIAHSVSETIKVPSNNPFLEAQGSGCGTGGSCGCSVKKPS, encoded by the coding sequence ATGAAAACATTGGAAGCTGTGGATATGACGCAGTTGATCATGGAGTCTCATGAGCTGTCCACGATGATTAACCAATCGCGCGAGGTCTCGGAGTATCTGGAGGCCAAACGCCAAATGGAAGCAGATGAGGAAGTGCAACGTCTGCTCGTCGTGTTCGAGGCTAAGAAGGAACAGTACGAAGATGTGCAACGGTTCGGGAAGTATCACCCGGATTACAATCATATATCCAAAGAAGTACGGGAACTGAAGCGCAACATTGAACTGAGGGATTCCGTACAGGCATTCAAGCGAGCAGAGGATGCTCTGGATGAGCTCTTGTATCAGGTGAGTAGAACCATTGCTCATTCCGTATCGGAAACGATCAAAGTACCGAGCAACAATCCATTTTTAGAGGCGCAGGGCAGTGGGTGCGGGACAGGCGGAAGCTGCGGCTGCAGTGTGAAAAAGCCATCGTAA